The following coding sequences are from one Capsicum annuum cultivar UCD-10X-F1 chromosome 3, UCD10Xv1.1, whole genome shotgun sequence window:
- the LOC107861639 gene encoding pectinesterase 3 yields MDTIKSFKGYGKVDEVEEQAFRKKNRKRLIILIVSAILFLIAVVGIVIGTVVHKNNKKDDDSKQIPSSAQSLEALCSLTEYKDSCISSLSASDITDPEALFVLSLKIAMGSVTNLSSVPQNWSKLTKEPKVQRALKVCETVFDDAADKLIESVESMKVNGGEKLLSGPKIDDLRTWLSSTLTDQETCLDALEEMNATFVNDAKLLMKNSTEFTSNSLAIVANILGILGRFNIPIHRKLLSNEEFPEWVAVGDRRLIQEVNPKPDVTVASDGSGDVRTIGEAVKKVPKKSKTRFVIYVKAGEYVETVRMDKSLWNVMMYGDDKTKTIISGSLNFIDGTPTFETATFAVAGRGFIARDIAFKNTAGAAKHQAVAMRSGSDQSVFYRCSFDGFQDTLYAHSNRQFYRECDITGTIDFIFGNAAVVFQSCKIRPRQPLPNQFVTVTAQGKKDPNQNSGMSIQKCDLSPLDALTAPTYLGRPWKQYSTTVIMQSTIGSFLHPLGWIEWVKGVEPASTIFYAEYANTGPGSSVAQRVKWAGYKSSITPAQAAQYTVPSLIQGDTWLPATAVVFDSTL; encoded by the exons ATGGATACAATAAAATCTTTCAAAGGCTATGGCAAAGTAGACGAGGTTGAAGAACAAGCTTTCAGGAAAAAAAACCGTAAGCGTCTCATTATCCTTATTGTCTCTGCCATTCTCTTCCTCATTGCAGTAGTTGGCATAGTTATTGGAACTGTGGttcacaaaaacaacaaaaaagacgATGATTCTAAGCAAATCCCTTCAAGTGCCCAATCTTTAGAAGCTCTATGTAGCTTAACTGAGTACAAAGATTCGTGCATATCAAGCTTATCAGCCTCAGATATCACTGACCCAGAAGCGCTATTTGTACTTTCTTTGAAAATCGCGATGGGTTCAGTCACAAATCTATCTTCTGTACCGCAAAATTGGTCGAAACTGACTAAAGAACCCAAAGTACAACGCGCATTGAAGGTCTGCGAGACTGTATTTGATGATGCAGCTGATAAACTCATCGAGTCCGTTGAATCAATGAAAGTGAACGGAGGCGAAAAACTGCTTTCAGGGCCAAAAATTGATGACCTGAGAACTTGGTTGAGCTCGACGCTTACCGATCAGGAGACATGCTTGGACGCACTGGAAGAAATGAATGCCACATTCGTGAACGACGCCAAGCTTTTGATGAAGAACTCGACTGAGTTTACCAGCAACAGTTTAGCTATTGTGGCCAACATTTTGGGAATTCTAGGTCGGTTCAACATTCCGATTCATCGGAAATTGTTAAGCAATGAGGAGTTCCCTGAATGGGTCGCGGTAGGTGACAGGAGACTTATCCAGGAGGTTAATCCGAAACCTGATGTGACAGTAGCGAGTGATGGATCAGGAGATGTTAGGACTATTGGAGAGGCAGTGAAAAAGGTGCCGAAAAAGAGCAAAACAAGATTCGTGATATATGTGAAGGCAGGTGAATATGTTGAAACAGTGAGAATGGATAAGTCTCTTTGGAATGTTATGATGTATGGAGATGACAAAACGAAGACCATTATTTCTGGCAGCTTGAATTTCATCGATGGAACTCCCACCTTTGAGACGGCCACATTTG CTGTTGCTGGTAGAGGATTCATCGCCAGAGACATAGCATTCAAGAACACAGCTGGAGCAGCAAAGCACCAGGCCGTGGCTATGCGTTCAGGGTCCGATCAATCTGTCTTTTATCGATGCTCCTTCGATGGCTTCCAGGACACCCTCTATGCTCACTCCAACCGTCAATTTTATCGGGAATGTGACATTACAGGCACAATCGATTTCATCTTTGGTAACGCTGCGGTTGTTTTCCAAAGTTGTAAAATCCGGCCCAGACAACCATTGCCCAATCAGTTTGTCACCGTGACAGCCCAAGGCAAAAAAGACCCAAATCAGAACTCAGGCATGTCGATTCAAAAGTGTGATCTTTCGCCATTGGATGCTCTCACGGCTCCAACATACTTGGGCCGGCCCTGGAAGCAATATTCCACTACAGTGATTATGCAGTCGACTATTGGTTCATTTTTGCATCCACTAGGTTGGATTGAATGGGTCAAAGGTGTAGAGCCAGCCAGCACCATTTTCTATGCCGAGTACGCGAACACCGGCCCAGGCTCATCTGTGGCCCAAAGGGTCAAATGGGCCGGCTATAAGTCCAGCATTACCCCAGCCCAAGCGGCCCAGTACACCGTACCGTCCCTCATACAAGGCGATACTTGGTTGCCAGCGACGGCTGTGGTCTTTGATTCTACCTTGTAG
- the LOC107861641 gene encoding alanine aminotransferase 2, mitochondrial, whose translation MASDYSSTPITLNDVNPKVLKCKYAIRGEILTHAQILYYNIGNPDSLGQKPITFFREVLALCDHPLIVDRSETKSLFSADSVEQAIQILDQIPVRATGSYSHSQETISSIGVKGLRDKIASGIEALDGFPGDPNDIFLTDGASPAVHMMMQLLIGSENDGIPCPIPQYPLYSVSITLHRGTHISYYLDEESGWALEISEFENQLKTARSRGVNVRALVVINPGNPTGRVLAEANQREIVEFCRKEGLVLLADEVYQENVYAHDKQFHSFKNRSRSMGFGEKDISLVSFHSASKGYYGECGKRGGYMEFTGFRPEIREQIYKVASVNLCSNISGQILASLIMSPPKVGDESYKSFSAEKEAILSSLARRAKILEDAFNSLEGVTCYKAEGVLYSFPRINLPGKAIKAAEEAKTAPDAFYARHLLNATGIVVVPGSEFGQRPGTWHFRCTILPQEDKIPAIVSRLTQFHKQFMDEFRG comes from the exons ATGGCTTCCGATTATTCATCCACTCCAATCACTCTTAACGACGTTAATCCTAAG GTTTTGAAATGCAAATATGCTATCCGAGGAGAAATTCTCACCCATGCTCAG ATCTTGTACTACAACATCGGAAATCCTGATTCCCTAGGTCAGAAGCCTATTACTTTCTTTAGGGAG GTCCTTGCATTATGTGACCATCCACTTATTGTGGACAGAAGTGAAACAAAATCACTTTTCAG TGCGGATTCTGTAGAACAAGCTATCCAGATCCTCGACCAAATTCCTGTTAGAGCAACAGGTTCATACAGCCACAGTCAGGAGACTATATCTTCTATT GGCGTCAAAGGATTACGTGATAAAATTGCTTCTGGTATCGAAGCTCTTGATGGCTTCCCTGGTGATCCAAATGATATTTTCTTGACTGATGGTGCAAGCCCAGCA GTTCACATGATGATGCAGTTGCTCATCGGGTCAGAGAATGATGGAATCCCATGTCCCATCCCCCAATATCCTCTTTATTCTGTTTCAATTACCCTCCACCGTGGCACTCAT ATTTCTTATTATCTTGATGAAGAATCAGGTTGGGCACTTGAAATCTCAGAGTTTGAGAATCAGTTGAAAACTGCAAGATCCAGGGGTGTTAATGTTAGGGCTTTGGTTGTGATCAATCCAGGCAACCCAACTGGGCGG GTTCTTGCTGAGGCCAACCAACGGGAAATTGTGGAATTCTGCAGGAAAGAAGGCCTTGTTCTTCTGGCTGATGAA GTGTATCAGGAAAATGTTTATGCACATGACAAGCAGTTCCATTCATTTAAGAACAGATCCCGCTCTATGGGATTTGGAGAAAAGGACATCTCTTTAGTTTCTTTTCACTCTGCCTCAAAAG GATACTATGGCGAGTGTGGAAAGCGAGGAGGCTACATGGAGTTCACTGGATTTCGTCCTGAGATAAGGGAACAGATATACAAAGTGGCATCTGTCAATCTCTGTTCCAACATTTCCGGTCAGATTCTTGCAAGTCTCATCATGAGCCCTCCAAAG GTGGGCGATGAATCATACAAGTCTTTTTCTGCTGAGAAAGAAGCAATACTCTCATCCTTGGCAAGGCGTGCAAAG ATACTAGAAGATGCATTCAATAGTTTGGAGGGTGTAACATGCTATAAAGCAGAAGGCGTGTTGTATTCATTTCCACGCATCAACTTACCTGGCAAAGCAATAAAAGCAGCAGAAGAAGCTAAAACTGCACCAGATGCCTTTTATGCTCGGCATCTTCTTAATGCCACTGGAATTGTTGTTGTCCCAGGCTCTGAATTTGGCCAG
- the LOC107861640 gene encoding alanine aminotransferase 2, translating to MRRFVADKAKYLINRTRTTCSSPSTSTSTSLFHRLTSSPSPSSSKSAGVLRFLSTDSMASDYSSTPVTLNNVNPKVLKCEYAVRGEIVNLAQKLQQDLKENPGSHPFDEILYCNIGNPQSLAQQPITFFREVLALCDHPLILDKSETQGLFSADSIERAFQILDQIPGRATGAYSHSQGIKGLRDTIASGIEARDGFPADPNDIFLTDGASPAVHMMMQLLIGSENDGILCPIPQYPLYSASIALHGGSLVPYYLDEETGWGLEVSELENQLKDAKSKGINVRALVVINPGNPTGQVLAEANQREIVEFCKKEGLVLLADEVYQENVYVPEKQFHSFKKVARSIGLGEKDLSLVSFQSVSKGFYGECGKRGGYMEVTGFSPEIREQIYKVASVNLCSNISGQILASLVMSPPKVGDESYESFAAEKEGILSSLTRRAKTLEDAFNSLEGVTCNKAEGAMYLFPRINLPDKAIKAAEEAKTAPDAFYAKRLLNATGIVVVPGSGFGQRPGTWHFRCTILPQEDKIPAIVSRLTEFHKQFMDEFRG from the exons ATGCGGAGATTCGTAGCTGATAAAGCCAAATATCTCATCAACAGAACCAGGACCACCTGCTCTTCTccttctacttctacttctacttccctGTTTCATCGGCTCACCTCGTCCCCATCACCCTCTTCTTCTAAATCAGCTGGTGTTCTTCGTTTTTTATCAACTGATTCAATGGCTTCTGATTATTCATCAACTCCAGTTACTCTTAACAACGTTAATCCCAAG GTTTTGAAATGTGAGTATGCTGTCCGAGGAGAAATTGTCAACCTTGCTCAG AAATTACAGCAAGACCTTAAGGAGAATCCAGGCTCTCATCCCTTTGATGAG ATCTTATACTGCAATATTGGAAATCCTCAATCCCTGGCTCAGCAGCCAATTACTTTCTTTAGGGAG GTCCTTGCATTGTGTGATCATCCACTTATTTTGGACAAAAGTGAAACACAAGGTTTGTTCAG TGCGGATTCAATAGAACGAGCTTTCCAGATTCTAGACCAAATTCCTGGTAGAGCAACAGGTGCATATAGCCACAGTCAG GGCATCAAAGGATTACGTGATACAATTGCATCTGGTATTGAAGCTCGTGATGGATTCCCTGCTGATCCAAATGATATTTTCTTGACTGATGGTGCAAGCCCTGCG GTCCACATGATGATGCAGTTGCTCATCGGATCAGAGAATGATGGAATTCTCTGTCCCATCCCCCAATATCCGCTTTATTCTGCTTCAATTGCCCTCCATGGTGGCTCTCTC GTTCCTTATTATCTTGATGAGGAAACAGGATGGGGACTTGAGGTCTCAGAGCTTGAGAATCAGCTGAAAGATGCAAAATCCAAGGGTATTAATGTTAGGGCTTTGGTTGTGATCAATCCAGGCAATCCAACTGGGCAG GTTCTTGCTGAGGCCAACCAACGAGAAATTGTGGAATTCTGCAAGAAAGAAGGCCTTGTTCTTCTGGCGGATGAA GTGTATCAGGAAAATGTTTATGTGCCTGAGAAGCAGTTCCACTCATTTAAGAAAGTTGCGCGCTCTATTGGACTTGGAGAAAAGGACCTCTCTTTAGTTTCTTTTCAGTCTGTGTCAAAAG GATTCTATGGAGAGTGTGGAAAGCGAGGAGGTTACATGGAGGTTACTGGATTTAGCCCTGAGATAAGAGAACAGATATACAAAGTGGCATCTGTCAATCTGTGTTCCAACATTtctggtcagattcttgcaagcCTCGTCATGAGTCCCCCAAAG GTGGGTGATGAATCCTACGAGTCTTTTGCTGCTGAGAAAGAAGGGATACTCTCATCCTTGACAAGGCGTGCAAAG ACACTGGAAGATGCATTCAACAGTTTGGAAGGTGTAACATGCAATAAAGCAGAGGGTGCTATGTATCTGTTTCCACGTATCAACTTACCTGACAAGGCAATAAAAGCGGCAGAAGAAGCGAAAACTGCACCAGATGCGTTTTATGCTAAGCGCCTCCTTAATGCCACTGGAATTGTTGTTGTCCCGGGCTCTGGATTTGGCCAG CGTCCTGGAACGTGGCATTTTAGGTGCACAATATTACCGCAAGAAGATAAGATACCAGCTATTGTATCTCGTCTTACAGAGTTCCATAAGCAGTTCATGGATGAATTCCGCGGCTAA